In Vigna angularis cultivar LongXiaoDou No.4 chromosome 8, ASM1680809v1, whole genome shotgun sequence, the DNA window TTCGGTCTTGATCGGTTTAGGGTTTCAGATAACTGGAGCGTCAAGGCCATTAGGAGAAAGACCACTGGAACTGGAAGAATGAGGTACCTGCGTCACGTGCCTCGCAGATTCAAGAGCGGCTTCAGAGAGGGTATGATCGGTTAATTTTTTGAGTGTTTAATTTTGGGTGTTGGTTTAGCGTTTTTGCTAAAGTTGAGATTTTGAATCAGGTACCGAAGCAGCACCCAGGAAGAGAGGAGCGGCTACCACTGCCTAAGCTGTCGAATGTAGCAATTTTTCGGGATCAATGAATTGTAGGAGTTTAGGCTTCTGTGCCAtgtgaaacaatttttttttctgtggttTTGATCTCATTTGATATATACGGTCTTGTATTTCAATTTGAGTATTAAGGAGTTTTGATTTGTTAGTGTTTTACATCTATACTTTAGTTTTCAATTCAGACCTTAATTTTGGATTTGTTGTTAgcaatgaattattttatgtttattatgcTGATAAAGATAGTTTCCATTACGGCCTTGGCTTAGATTTTGCGTACCACATGATAATTTGAGATTAGAGTATGCTATTATTTGATGATTTATCAAAGTTTGTTGGTTTTAGGTTATGTAATTTGATACAAGACATGTCTCACCTGATAATGCTGGTGAGAGATGATAAAACCATGAATGTTTAAAATTCTTCGCAACATTGATTCACCTGATAATGTTTCCTTGATAGAAGATGAATATGAGAATTTTCAAGTTTgggatattttttgtttttgctaATCAATTTTCGCTCTGATAAAGTTCTACCGGTATTGAAAAATTTACCCTTGATAACCCTTGGTTGACACTATTAAAGAAAATGCATTACTACCAAATTTTATGGTTTGCTTGACTTAATAATTATGGCATCACGACATATACACTATAACCAACAagcattattttttttgtaaattcgTCTCTCTAGCCTTTTCTTGAAATATTTGTACTCTCAACTCTTTTAATATTCATTGTTTCTCATTCTCTTTCCAATAAAATTTGTAGTAGTTATACATAACTTCCTGAATTAAGATGATAGACGTTTAAACAATTGTAGTCTATTTAAACAGTCAAGTTATGCGAGCATATCATATCTGAATTGTTCGAATTTCTGATTATGATGCtattacaaatattacaaaTGTCTCTAATGCTTCCGATATCCCACACATTAAATTTGTAGTGACATGCAACAAAAGCGGCAATATATAGATTCGAAaggtttataaattttatgaagttaataagaaaataatagcGGTTAGTAATGACTAATTATTCAGCTGTCAtgacttttaatatttttatcaaagacTATGTAAATGGTTGCTAACATAACATTATAAAAAGCTTTGAACTGAATGGAGCCAGTCATTTTACACATCTTAAAACCTCTTGTTTAAGCCCAAGTAGCCAACACCTCCATAAATTCGAAAGCCCGTTTTTTGGGAAAAAACTATTTGCATGTTGTATACTCTAGAAGCCCCTCATTGTTGTGAACAGTAACAACAAAACAGATCACGAAACCTTCTACATGAATCAGAAAACAAAGATGCTGCTATAATAGTCTTCAATGAAGAATAAGAACTAGAAATGAAAACGAGACAGACCTAAGACTTCTAAAGCAAGTCGATCAAGGATCATGAAACATATATCCAGTGATTCTCGGGTGCAATtcaaagttttcatttttacagggacagaaaaataacaaaatgttGACTTGCAGATCAGTACCACTCCTCGAACCAAGTATAACATGTTACCCAAGTTAACCACATGTAATTAATCAGCCATTTACATAACTGTTATTGATCCTCATCTAAGaggagttttctttttaaaaaaggaatTTAATATGTGGCCTATCATTTGACTTGCAGTCTCTACCAGCCGGCAGATCTATACAAAATTACTGGTGTCATTCAAATACTTGTGTTACTGTTTTGCTTTATTCTGCATCAAATGCGATTAATCTACTTTAACTTCCTTTTTCTCCCCAAAATGTAGACTGCATtctgaaaaaaaaggaaaatcagcgttttttttttaacttcaatGATGTTAGACTTCTCAAAACTATGATTAGTTATTAGTAGGGAGGTCGGTGCGTGTTaccaagaaagaaaatataaaaggatATTTTTGCATTCATCCAAACATCCATTAAACTCTATGTCAACGGAAAACCAAGTAAACGCTTGAGAAGCTTTTGTTCAAAGctataataacttttttctgAACTTTCTTTGTAACGTAAGAAATATGGAACTCCCATGGATAAAATCTTTAACAAACTAGTGCTTTATACTCGATTATCATGTTGGacacaataatcaaacaaacaaaattgtagaaaaaaaagtttGCTCATGAACTTTGATGttcaaatttacttttcaagATGGAGTTGGCTTAGCCGTGCTTACCTTTACTTGTTTATAGTTTATATAGATGAAAATAGTAATCATTCAGAACATTAAAgggaatttttcaaaaagcGAAACTAATTCCATCACAAGGAAAACAGAAGAACAAAAAATGTGTTTGCAGTGTACATTTGTCGGAAGTGGGGGATCACAAGAATGACTAAACATACATTACCTAAATAATAAGAGTGTGCGAAAAGAGTACATTGGTTgtgaacaaataaaataaagcattgAAGCTTGATTAATTTGGTAAGAGAGCAACTACAAACAATAGGAAGAACGAGAGAATATCTATTCTTAGCTGAGACTTGATAAGACAGACAGACAGATAAACAACATTACTCTCTAGGGCTTGTGGAGAATCCCTCCAGCCAGTAAAGCGGCTTCCATCACAACATGTATTACTTCAATAACATCATTCACATTGCACGTGTTTCCTTTGAATGTAGGAGCCTTCGAGTTCTTGAAGTTATTCATACAGTTTATCAATGCTTGGCTACATTCTTGGCTTAGGTAGTCATCTGCATAACACAGTCATTAATCAATAGTTACCATATTC includes these proteins:
- the LOC108345046 gene encoding 60S ribosomal protein L37-3, which gives rise to MGKGTGSFGKRRNKTHTLCVRCGRRSFHLQKSRCAACAFPAARTRKYNWSVKAIRRKTTGTGRMRYLRHVPRRFKSGFREGTEAAPRKRGAATTA